In Phreatobacter aquaticus, a single genomic region encodes these proteins:
- the pgsA gene encoding CDP-diacylglycerol--glycerol-3-phosphate 3-phosphatidyltransferase, with amino-acid sequence MSSADQIPRARRGGAFSIPNLLTYGRVVAVPLVAGCLFVQVLYDSGVWLRWVGFSIFVVAAITDYFDGYLARALSQQSAIGRMLDPIADKLLVGVVLLMLAADGTILGWSLWAAMIILSREILVSGLREFLAELRVSVPVTRLAKWKTTVQLIAVGFLIAGPAGDLVMPGVTLTGLVLLWIAAILTLYTGFDYFRAGVGHLIDEDER; translated from the coding sequence ATGAGCTCGGCCGATCAGATCCCCCGCGCCCGCCGGGGCGGTGCCTTCAGCATCCCCAATCTCCTGACCTACGGCCGGGTTGTCGCCGTGCCTCTGGTCGCGGGATGCCTGTTCGTGCAGGTCCTCTACGACAGCGGCGTCTGGCTCCGCTGGGTCGGGTTCTCGATTTTCGTGGTCGCTGCCATCACCGACTACTTTGATGGCTACCTCGCCCGTGCCCTGTCGCAGCAATCCGCTATCGGCCGCATGCTCGATCCGATCGCCGACAAGCTGCTGGTCGGCGTCGTCTTGTTGATGCTGGCCGCCGATGGAACGATCCTCGGATGGTCGCTCTGGGCGGCGATGATCATCCTGTCTCGCGAGATTCTCGTCTCCGGGCTCCGCGAGTTCCTGGCCGAGTTGCGCGTGTCGGTGCCCGTGACGCGCCTCGCCAAGTGGAAGACGACGGTGCAGTTGATTGCCGTCGGCTTCCTCATTGCAGGCCCTGCTGGCGATCTTGTGATGCCGGGCGTGACCCTGACGGGTCTTGTCCTGCTGTGGATCGCCGCCATTTTGACGCTCTATACCGGGTTCGACTATTTCCGAGCCGGGGTCGGCCACCTCATCGACGAGGACGAGCGTTGA
- a CDS encoding disulfide bond formation protein B, with protein sequence MTSDMIELLRTLTRERPWTSAALLVAAGASLTILGAYFFQYVVGLAPCPLCLEQRTPYYVTIPLALVVAAASSIRAVPGSVVRIGLLAIAAVMLWGAGLGIYHAGAEWAFWQGPTTCAQPATIARTPGDLLRQLQSGPRVVDCTVAAWRFLGLSLAGWNVVVAVILAAIALAGASRGRQAG encoded by the coding sequence ATGACGTCGGACATGATCGAGCTCCTGAGAACCCTGACCCGCGAACGCCCCTGGACCTCTGCAGCACTGCTGGTCGCCGCCGGCGCGTCGTTGACCATCCTTGGTGCCTATTTCTTCCAGTACGTCGTCGGGCTTGCCCCGTGCCCGCTCTGTCTTGAGCAGCGAACGCCCTATTACGTCACCATCCCGCTGGCGCTCGTCGTCGCGGCGGCGTCTTCGATCCGAGCCGTGCCAGGCTCTGTCGTCCGCATCGGTCTCTTGGCGATTGCCGCAGTCATGCTGTGGGGCGCCGGTCTTGGCATCTATCACGCAGGCGCCGAATGGGCCTTCTGGCAGGGGCCGACCACCTGTGCCCAGCCAGCAACCATTGCTCGCACGCCCGGCGATCTCCTGCGCCAGCTGCAAAGCGGGCCACGCGTTGTCGATTGCACCGTTGCCGCCTGGCGGTTTCTTGGCCTGTCGCTGGCGGGCTGGAACGTGGTGGTGGCGGTGATTCTGGCGGCCATCGCACTCGCTGGCGCCTCGCGCGGCCGGCAGGCAGGCTGA